GTTTTGTTGCATTGCAGGTTTTAGTTGGGGAGTCAATTGTGAAACAAAGTGACCCTGGCAAGGGAATAACTGGACTTTTTGGTAAAGACATTTCTTTGTGAGTAGAAAATAGCAAGATTATACAGCAGCCTTACTCCCTTCATGTTCTATTTAACGTTTGATTCCTATAAATGTATTAGCAAGCTTTGTTCTTTTGTCtaaacttatatgtatatattgataTTGAACTTCATGAAAGTATCCTCTGAATTGAAGTGAAATAATTTAGTATACCTTGGACGAGACCAcaatgaattgtgatattcaGTGCAAGAATTGAATTGATAGAGTGATTAAGTGTAAAGTAGATCGAGCAAGATTGTTGCTGCTGCTAACCAACAGAGTTTTATGTGATTCAAGAAGGGATCATGGATGATACGTGAAAATCTCAAAGTCCATAGAAGTTTTAATGTCTGGTTTATATGATAAGGCCTGTGTATAAGCCAAATCAAACCCTAAACTACCATTGCTCTACCCATCCGTAACATCATCTACCATTGCTAATACATTTCCTCTTGCAAGCATAGACGCAATCCTCCATACTGAGACTGGccttttttaatttgtttgtttTCATTCGATTCTCATTATTTTAAGTTTTGattctttaattaatttgatacaattcgatttaaaatttaatcaaattaaatttttaactaatCAAATTGTTAACTAACTCTAAAATTATTGATCGAATtgaggaaaaattaaaattaagtgataAAAAATATTTGATCGATTATCTGTTATAATTGAATTAatcgaaaaaaaatatatatatatattttatatttttaattatttaactaaatattaatgaaatatatgtaaaaaaattttatttaaaaaaataataaatatgatttctattaataagataataattacaaattaaatattattataaaatcataaaaataataatttattaataaaattataattaatacattaattaataaaaattcaactaccttaattatgaaataaaaaataataaaaataaaaaattttattattatcaattaaagttatttttattaaaaataaacaaaatttattgatttaatttaattattctatCATAACGGAATAATGCACACTTCACTTCCTTCACGCACAAAGCGCTCCATTTCTTTTCTGCATACACAAAACACTCCATCGTTTCTTTTCTTCACACACAAAACACATGGAGAACAACAAATATACTTAAAGCACTCAAAATTAATGCTTTTTATAGTTATTAAGAAAATGGTGCCAttattataaatttcaaaataaatttattaattattaaattaaatatttatatttaaatttatacattcataatacatattttaattaattctatataaattttaataatattatttaaaataaattatttatcaaaaaaattaaattaattattacacAATTAttgttaattttcatttttttaaaataattaaaataattaaaatttttcattaataaaattttcattattaaattttcatttttcacaataaattaaacttatattaaatgctgtctaaaatattatttttttcttcaaaTAGGAAAAGAAGGTGTATTCTACAAAATTGGGAGGGAAGTTGCATGACCGGAAACTGAAACGAAAGCGACGTCGAGTACCCTACCACTCTCGATGTCACTATCCAACCTCGACTCCGGCGCTCCTCATTCGTCGTCCGAGTACGACGTCGAGTACCGTTCCAAGACCGACGACGCGTGGTATAGCGTCCGTACACTACTCAGCGGAGAGAAACTGACGGTAAAGTACTACAACTTCTGCGATGTCTACGACGACGTTTTCGAGCCGCAAGACTTCAAGActgtagaggagattgaggagtTCAAGAAACGGTTCAGGTCTCTTTCTGTTCAATTGCAGGACAGCGAGTGCAGAAAAGTGGCTGAGGGTACGGTGGTTTGCGTTTCTCACTTCTTCTCTGACTTCGACGTCCGCTTCTACGACGCCGTTGTCGATGGTGTAAGTACACTACACGTAAAACGCTTTCTAAAGAATATATCGATTTAAAATTTCTGAGTTTGTCAATCTCATATGCCAATTTAATTTCCCTTTATTCTTTTCCATTCCATTCTATTATCTTCCTTCACCTTCTTTTGAAATAAATCTTttatgagaaaaaaaattaaataaatttattaatttttttaaaaaaatgattttttaattttaaatatgagatttaataaataaaattaattaaattaaattttgaaaaattttaatttacaaacataaaaattgatgaaaaaaattaatttaattaatttttaaaaaattttaatttttatttagtaaaaaaattaattaaattgaatttttataaaattttagtttggGTTAAATCTCCCATGCAATGGATTGCAAATTTATCATTGTTTCCCCTGGAGAAGGGGTGGGGACATTCCCTTTTGTGAATTGTGTAAATGGGCTGTTGTAGCAGGTGATATACAAGGATCATTCTTTTGTCAATGGAGAAGAGCGATGCATGTGCACCTTTGTGGTTATCTGGGAACATGGTCCAATTTTTGGATGTTTGGCTAACAAGAAAGTAGAGAATATATGCGTTATTCAGTCTAACACACAGCTTGATCCTAAGGTAGCCAAGTTTTCGAAGATAGTTATGGACAGACTTGAAAGTGCTGCATATGAACCTAATTTACCTTCTAGTTGTGGCACACCTCATGAAGATATTGCCAGCTTGCCTGTGAAGCTTGATTCAACTTTTTCACATCGCTTTTCCCAGGCAAGTGTTTCTTGTATAAGATGTTCCGGAATTTATTTGTGGAAGCCCAAAACAACTTTTACTAGCGACTTCTTTGATGTTTTATTTACCTGTTGTTTATAGGAAACAAATTGTGCCAGCCAATCTACGAGTAATAGATGGGCATCTAAAGGTATTGCTGTAGCTATTTACTGCTATGTTATAAACTCTGTTTTTAACATAATGctaaattcaaataattaggCTTTTCCTGGtcttttccattcaaataatgAAGATATCTGTGTTTAAATAGGCAGTCATTTTATATATTACTTCTTTGGGTCACCTCTTCACTGACCTTCGGTGTCTTCACACCTCAAAGAAAATAGTTTTGCACTTCTGCTTTCTTTATGGGTTGAATCCGGCCATGGAGGTTATGTTTGATAGAGCATAATATAACgtaatgtaattaaaattataatataatataatataattattattatttttctatatttgattgtaaaataaaattataagtagtgtaatataataataatttttattttattatttagtttatttatagtgttaataataAGCGATAATAATTGCAGTGATTAATAATTGAGTGATAGTAATAGTGGCAGTTAGGATAACATTACTTAGATGATGGTGGTAGTAGTGGCAATATGAGGTGGTGGTGGTTATGGTGGCCAGGTAGTAGTAGAGGTGACAATAATAAAGTGATGATAGCGGTAGCCAAgcggtgatggtggtggtggtagtggtaaCTGGGTAGAAGTAGTAGTGGTAATAACAATGATAACTGAGTAGTGATAGTGGTGGTATTGgtaatattgataataaataaaaaaaattaaaataagtaattattattatattcattTTTATATGTAATGATCATTACATTACTTTTAAGtataattgattatattatataattgtcATTTAATTACGTCAAATTTTTTTTTCGTATTAGCAAATACCGTAATTAATATAcaatgtaattattattatattacaaCTTTGATTATGTCTAGGTAATGTATGGTACGACGTaattaaaattgtaatgtaatCGTAATTACATTATATATTTGATTATGTTATTTAGTAACATAAAAAAAATTTGGCGTAGTTGAATGATAatacataatataattaattatacttaagTGAGTAATGATTATTACATATAAAAATGGATGTAATTGTGAATActtgtattaattttatttatctaTTATTAATACTACTATCACTACTAGTATCTAGTTACCACTACTACCTCCACCATGTCGCCCCTATCACCACCACCATTACCATTACAATCACCTAGCCATTACCACCATCACTTTGCTATCACCACTTGATCATCACTATTGCCACCAACACCATCACTTAACTACCACTAACACTCAATATGCAATTACTTCAACCATTACTACTTATTATTAACATTCTAAATAAATTCAATATTAAAACaaaaattatcattacattatattatttatatttttattttgcaatTGAATATAGTAATGTAATaatagttacatttcattacatcacaactttaatttcattatataattaattatattatattacattataCTCTATCAAACTTAACCATTGTAAAAAAGCTTGTATGCTACTTGTTAAAGCTAGAATTTTTTTTCAAAGGCTGGGACTCTACTTACTAAAAGCTAAATTATAAACATTGCAAATGTAGGTTTTTGAAGACTCAAACTAACCCTAAACCTGTAACACATTGGATCACATAACTAGTCTCAATCCAAGGGACGCATTTAGTACGAGATTAATAAGGCGTAATTATTATCTTTGTAACTtttaatctttcattaatattatttgaatacttaaagaaaataaattagcttttcaactcattaatatttataatttcaagtCTCTAAAATAAAAGTAGTCTTCAAATTAAGTCTCTAAAATGAAAATAGACTTCGAGAAACATTTGGACAGATGTTCCAGCAAAGCTGGAAAATTACAAAATCACCTTGAGACTTAAAGTGACTAGCAGCGagcagcctttttttttttttttttgacataaaTGAAATCCGAAAATGACTAGTAAgtaaactataatttccaagaaaCCCTTTATCAAAACTGAACCATAATTCTATGCTTCTTGAGTTCTTGAATTCCTTGTCTCCATTTTTTCCTACACACCTTTTAGCTTGCTAACACATTTATTTCTTGTTCTATATGTCACTCTAGTACATGGACTAACGTCCACCACTCTATCATCATCCTTTGTTTATAGAGATAGAAAGGATTTGTAATCGTACTCAAAGAATTACAGAAGAAACTGATATTGGAGGGATTGACAATCATTATGTTGTGTTGATTGACAATCTGGAGAAGGACCTATCCCCTTCAACAATTATGGAATTTATACACCGGCAAACTTCAATATCAGTTCGAGCTTTTGTTTTTCCAAGTTTATCATCAGAGACATACACAAATGGAGCTGTCGTGTTGGACTTTGAGAAGGATCTTCAGAACTTATGTGAATTTTTGGATAGCGCCGATCA
This sequence is a window from Hevea brasiliensis isolate MT/VB/25A 57/8 chromosome 10, ASM3005281v1, whole genome shotgun sequence. Protein-coding genes within it:
- the LOC131169806 gene encoding uncharacterized protein LOC131169806, which codes for MSLSNLDSGAPHSSSEYDVEYRSKTDDAWYSVRTLLSGEKLTVKYYNFCDVYDDVFEPQDFKTVEEIEEFKKRFRSLSVQLQDSECRKVAEGTVVCVSHFFSDFDVRFYDAVVDGVIYKDHSFVNGEERCMCTFVVIWEHGPIFGCLANKKVENICVIQSNTQLDPKVAKFSKIVMDRLESAAYEPNLPSSCGTPHEDIASLPVKLDSTFSHRFSQETNCASQSTSNRWASKEIERICNRTQRITEETDIGGIDNHYVVLIDNLEKDLSPSTIMEFIHRQTSISVRAFVFPSLSSETYTNGAVVLDFEKDLQNLCEFLDSADHIITSQRGRPWVVAGKLSGQDTNVMPPGIMIPKYQNNFQHEKRGISNDLKVVYYGSEEYRIAKQLRDLFMEFSEHQQRLHKRLALEEQKILQRSLTL